Below is a window of Thermogemmata fonticola DNA.
ACGAGGTCGAAGGCATTACGGTCCAGGTCCGGGTCCGGCACATCCGGCTTGCCCAAGGGATCCGTCGTGACCACTTCATCGACGGTTCGCTCATCAACCCGCTCTTTATCCGGCAGGGCAGACTCCAAATTGGCATCGAGGCCGATGTCTTCATTCGTGAGGTTGTCCTGCGGCTCCGTTTCCTCTTTTTCCACGGAGGTCGCAATCACCTTTTCCGAAGCGTTGGTTTGGGTCGGCTGCCCCGCAAAGAGCAATAGGAGGGCCACCAGGGCGACATGGACCGCCCCACTGATGACCCAAGCGGGCAGATGCTTGCGCAACAGCCGCTCTTGGGCCGTTTCCTGCGCTGCTTCCACCCGGCGGATGACAGCTCCCCCTTTCGCGGCTGGAACTGGCGGAGATGGGAGATTCGCCGGCACCGGCTGGGGAGACTTGCTCATCGCTGTCCTCCTTTCGACATGACAAACTCCACGATGTCAGAAGGTCTCAGGTCCCCTACGGACCACTATAACTCACGACTCACGTTCTATCCATCGCACAACGGTTGGGAAAAGAGTGAGTCGATGCCCTTCTACATCACACTCTTCCCCCACCGTATCTTCCCTGCAATAGCTTTACTCTGCATCGCATCGGCTCGGATTCCCTAACTTGAATTCCCCTAAATCGCCTCTCTGCGGCGGCCGAAGTCATTGATGCCGATAACTCTCTGTCGGGTTTTCTCCGTCGGAGCGTAATCCACCCTCAAAATCGTCCCGGTGTATCGAACGGATTGCGCTGCTGTTGGGCGATTTCGTCCCGGATGCGGCGGTCATCCCGGCGATACCACCAGGTCAGCCCCAAGGCGATGAGGACCATGCCGATGACGGCTGCGGTGGCTGCCGTGGAAAACGCGGTCCAGGACACTGGCGAAGCGGCTTCAGGGTCCGGCCGCAAAATCACGCTGCGCCCCAGAAGGAGGGGAGCACGTTTGACCACAAAGCGGCTCGGATCGTCGGCATCCCGCTCCGCCGATTCGTAACGCATGAGTTTGAAGTAATAACCGGCGAAGGAAACCCAATAGTTGACCCGTCCCCCCGCTTCGACGCCCTCTGGTAAGTCCGTGAAAACGACACAGACGGGGTTCCCACGGGGTTCGTTTTGCGGGATCAGCCAGCCCTCGTAGAGAGTGTCCACACCGGCATCCTGAAGTTTGCGGGTGGCGGCAAAGGAACGTAACATGACGAGGCGGCCTTCCAGGCGCACCAATTCCAGCAGGTAGGAGCGCGGTCCGCGGAAGTCACGGCGGCCATCGCTCAATTCCCGATGGCCATCGAAGTAAAGGTCCGCGAAGCGAAGGTCGCGGCGGGCGAACTCTTCCAGTTCCTGAGCGCTCCAGCGGCGGGCATGGAGGAGCACGCGGTTGTAAGCTGCGGCCTCTTCCCACCGATCGGCTCCCCGCGCCACCCACGTATCGTTTTCGATGCGGCGGAAAATGCGAAGCTGCCGGTCCAGAGCGGGGGGAACTTGAGGGTCTGGGCCAGGCGGCGGAACAGTTCCTACCTGCAAGCCCTTGCCGATCAAAATCGGCAGGGTCGGGTCCGGCTTGACTTTGAAGAAGTAACCCGCTGCACTGGCCCAAAGGTTATCGAACTCTAGCCACGTGTTCACGGGAGCGGAAGTCAATTTCTGCAAGGCTTCCGGACATTCCGTAAAAACCACGGACACCCGATCGGGAGGCGGCTCATCCAGCGGTTCCAGGATCGCTTCATAAACCGCGGCGATGCCCACCTGCTGTAAGGTCGGGGTCGGTTCTACCCGGCGGGCCTGCACCAGGCGTCCATCCATGCGGATCAGCTCCAGGCGCAGAGTCTCACGGCTGTTTTCCACCAGTTCATCCCGCACGATATCTCGGCGTGCATGGGTCAAAAGCTCTTCTGGGGTGAATTGCCGGGCGTGCAGGAGCAATTCGTGCCAGGCGTGATATTCGTCGCTGTTGTCCTTCTCGGAGGCCACGGGAGTAAAATCCACGATACCTCCGGTGCGTTTCAAAGTTTTCGGATCCTGGAATCCCCGGAAAATGGCCCGATCGGGATTGGGCACCCGGTAATCTTTGCCTTGGGACGGAAGCGTTGGTGGCAGGGGGGGGCGGGGATCAGGTGGATCATCCGCCGCACCAAGTTGACCCAACACCCCAGCGGTCAGGGCCAGGCAAAACACAGGCAACCCCGTGCTCAGACGACGGGGAAAAGCCCCTATCCCATGCCTACAGCCCCTTTCTACTCCCATACGTGAAATGACCTCATGGCACTGCAATAGTTAGACGAGGATTTCTTTTCGGAGTTCCGGTTTTTTCCTCGGTCCTTCCCATTCCCCTCTTCCGTAGCTCCGCGAGTGGGAACTGAGCAAGAGTGATCGGGAAACTGGAAAACAAGACAGATCAGGTGCCGCCCGAGGCCAGAATGGGGGAGATGTCCGTAAATCCGGCCCGCAAGGCATGGTCCATCAGAGAGACGACGTATTCATGCAACAGACGCCCATCCAATTCCAGGGTGAGCTTGGCGCCGCGCTCTTGGTGACGTTGCATCGCGTCTTTGAGGGCGTTCATATAACGGCTGAGGTCCGCACCCAGGTCGGTAGGAGGACTTGCCGAACCTTCTTCCTTGAGACTCATACGGGCAATTTGGCCGCTGGCGTTTGCAGTGACCCGCACGATATACTTGGCAGGCTTATCCCCGAAGGGATCGGGCATCGCCGCCCCACCCCCCTGCTCCGGCGGCGGAAGCTGCATCGCCAACTGTCCCTCGGTCGGCGACGGCTTAAACGTCATGATGAAAAACGCCAAAAGCTGGAAAGACATGTCCAGCATCGGCGTGATGGGCAGGTCCGGCTCGATGTGCTCCGTATGACCTTTTCGCCGACGACCCATGGGCGCCCCTCAACAAACGGAACTCGCTGCCGCCCATATCCTTCCACACTCACTCAGTCCAAGGTACCGTGGAGGATTGCCCGCAGTTGGACTCGTTCGTATCCAACCCGGCGGCAAGCGTTCATGATCTCAAATGTCTTGCGGAACTCCGTCTCCCGATCTACCCGCAGGATCAATACTGTCTCCAGTGGCGTGCTCGGGTCTTTTTTGGTCCGGCGTCGTTCCTCATTCGCGCGGCGGCGCAGATAATTCTCCACTTGAATAGCATTGTCCAGGGTATGGATGTCCCCTTCCCACTGATCCGGCGTGAGAATCACCCGGCCTTCCTTGTTGATGTTGAGGAAGAAGATCGACTGGGCGGTCTTTTCCACCGCTTTGGCCGCAATCGACTCCGGCAGGCGGATTTCCACCGCCGTCTGCTCCATGACAAAGTTAGCCGAGAGCATGAAAAACATGATCAACTGTAGAACCAGGTCCAGGAGCGGCGTGAAATTCGGCTCCCCGCGATCAATGTTGCCGTGACTCATGGCTGCTCCCCCTCGCTCTGGTCAATACACCCCTCCGTTTCGGGGAAGCATCAGCGCGGGGGCGCCGGTGGAGGAGCAGCAGTACCCACACCCTGGGCGGAGGGCGGCACGTTGGCGGCTGCCGCGGCGGCCACCGCCGGTTTCTTCGAGTTGTGATACATTTGGGTCAAAAGATCATCAGCGATATGCCCCACATCCATGCATAGCCGCGTGATGCGGTTGCGGAAGTAGGCGTTGAAGAAAATGGCGGGCACCGAGATCGCAATGCCGAAGAGCGTCACCACGAGGGCGTGCGCGATACCATCGGCCAGCTTGGCGGGATTGATCTGCGTCGCCGTTGCTAGAACCGAGAAGGACTTGATCATGCCGTACACCGTACCCACCAGTCCAAACATCGGCCCTAATGTCCCGATCACCGCGGTGTAGTTGTTTTTCTGGTCCTTATCCGCCTTGATGCTTTCCAGGGCGTTCATCGCCGCTTCTCGCGCATCTTCCAGGCCGTACTGCAAGCGACCCATCCCTGCGGTCAGCACTTGGCCCAAAAAGGAAGGATCGCTTCGCGCCAAGTCAAAGGCTTCCTTGAACTTCCGCTGATTGACAATTCCCGTGAACTCCTCCACGAATCCTGGAGGAATCGCTCCGCTCATGCGCAAATCCAGCGCCAGTAGAACGCAAAGGGCCACCAACGCCACCGACACTGCCAGCAGGAGAGGGCCGAATACCGGTCCCACCGCCTTGATCATGAACAGGGCCAAGGACTCTTGCGGCCCTTCGGCTGCTGCACTTTCCTGAGCTTGGGCCACGCCTGCAAACACAGCCAGGACCCAAAGCACTAGACAAAACCGAAACAATCCCCGCGCCCAACTCTGGTAAGCCGATCGGTTCATACGTTGCTTTCCCACACCAGGCGAAACGATGATGCAATGCGAGCCGATACCGAGTTCCAACATCCAGAGTGCACCTCGAGATGAGGTTTTCGTTTGGACGTTGAATCTTCTCCGTTTGTTCCCAAAAATCGGGCGCCGTAGTCGGACGGGTTACAACGACGCTTCCCGGAACATTCGCTTGATTTTTATTACGATAGCTTATGTTCCCCATCGTCAAGAGGAAATGCCGAAAAAATGATCGCTCCTCTTCTCCGCGCTCTGTTCTGTGCGCAAATGCGGCCCACGGATTACCCCTTCCGCCACCAATGCCCCGCCAGGTCTCAGAGGCAATGCCCAGAGAAGGACGATCCATCCCCAGCGCAAGGATGCCGGCAGGAAAGGAAACTTTATTCCGGCACCTGCACCGCTTCACCTCCCGCCCGGCTCGCCAACGCTGGCATAACCTCATTGGCCCCGTAGGAGACGAACTGCACCCGCCCATCGGCGAAAGCAAAGTTGGCACCCCCCGTATGCGGCGACCAGAAGTGAAACATCCCGCAGGGATCGTCGAATCCCCGCGCGGGTCGATAGGGATAGCGGCCCGGACCGCACGGCGAACCAGCCGTAATGATCTGCAAGTTCGGTTCCCGCACCCCTAGAATCATATCCGCCGATCCCGTCAGTTGCTGCCCAGCACCGGCGTACCACCACCCGTATTGGAAATCATGGCTCGGCGGCCGCTCCCCTAGCATCAGGGTGTTACTGCTCCCATCGGTGATGTCCCCCAAACGCACCTTTGACCCCTGATACAAC
It encodes the following:
- a CDS encoding ExbD/TolR family protein — its product is MGRRRKGHTEHIEPDLPITPMLDMSFQLLAFFIMTFKPSPTEGQLAMQLPPPEQGGGAAMPDPFGDKPAKYIVRVTANASGQIARMSLKEEGSASPPTDLGADLSRYMNALKDAMQRHQERGAKLTLELDGRLLHEYVVSLMDHALRAGFTDISPILASGGT
- a CDS encoding ExbD/TolR family protein; amino-acid sequence: MSHGNIDRGEPNFTPLLDLVLQLIMFFMLSANFVMEQTAVEIRLPESIAAKAVEKTAQSIFFLNINKEGRVILTPDQWEGDIHTLDNAIQVENYLRRRANEERRRTKKDPSTPLETVLILRVDRETEFRKTFEIMNACRRVGYERVQLRAILHGTLD
- a CDS encoding MotA/TolQ/ExbB proton channel family protein, translated to MNRSAYQSWARGLFRFCLVLWVLAVFAGVAQAQESAAAEGPQESLALFMIKAVGPVFGPLLLAVSVALVALCVLLALDLRMSGAIPPGFVEEFTGIVNQRKFKEAFDLARSDPSFLGQVLTAGMGRLQYGLEDAREAAMNALESIKADKDQKNNYTAVIGTLGPMFGLVGTVYGMIKSFSVLATATQINPAKLADGIAHALVVTLFGIAISVPAIFFNAYFRNRITRLCMDVGHIADDLLTQMYHNSKKPAVAAAAAANVPPSAQGVGTAAPPPAPPR